CGTACAAGCCCTCGCCGATTCTGGTGGACTACGCCTCGACGAAGTGGGCGATCAACGGTTTTAGTAAGGCGCTGGCCCAGCAGGTGGCGCAGAAGGGCATCCGGGTGAACGTGGTGGCGCCGGGGCCGGTGTGGACGCCGCTTCAGGTCGCGGGCGGGCAGCCGCCGGAAAAGCTCAAGGAGTTCGGCAGCCAGTCGCCGATGGGGCGGCCCGCGCAGCCCGCGGAGATGGCGCCGCTGTACGTGTTCCTGGCGAGCCCCGAGTCGAGCTATGTCAATGGCGAGACGCTGGCGGCTACGGGAGGCACCCCCACGCCCTGAGCCCACTTCAACCTGGCAACACCGACTTCACGGCGCCGTCAACCTGATCAGGAGGCAGCCTATGGACCGAGACGACCAGAACGCCCCCGCGCCCTCCCGTCGCCGCGTGCTCGGCAAGATCGGCACAGGTCTGGCCGCCGTGTTCGCCTCCCCGGTCCTCGCCAAGGGAGGCGGGGCAGGCGCCCTGGCCTTCCAGGGACAGACGCCGCCCCGCCAGTCGGTCAAGCAGAACCCGGTCACCCAGTTCCCGAGGCCGCCCTTTCCGGGGCAAACCCAGCCCTGGCCCGGCCTGGCGAGCCGGATGAGGCCCAGGCCCGATCACGGCGAGACGAGCTACCAGGGCACCGGACGGCTTCAGGGCCGCAAGGCGCTGATCACCGGCGGCGACTCGGGCATCGGCCGGGCGGCAGCCATCGCTTACGCCCGCGAAGGGGCCGATGTGGCGATCAACTATCTCCCCGCCGAGGAGAGTGACGCCCGCGAGGTGGTCGCCCTGATCCGTGCCGCCGGGCGTAAGGCGGTCGCCCTCCCCGGCGACATCCGCAGCGAGGCGTTCTGTCAGCAACTCGTCGCGCGGGCGGTCCGTGAACTGGGTGGCCTCGACATTCTGGTGAGCAACGCCGCCCGGCAGCACGCGCTGCCCTCCATCCGGGACCTGACGACCGAGCTGCTCGACTGGACCTTCAAGACCAACCTCTACGCGATGTTCTGGATCGTCAAGGCCGCGCTGCCCTCGATGGGGCCGGGGGCCAGCATCATCGTCACGTCGTCGGTCGAGGCGTACAGCCCGTCGGAGAACCTGCTCGACTACGCGCAGACCAAGTCGGCGCAGGTGGCCTTTGTCAAGTCGCTCGCCAAGCAACTGGCGAAGCAGGGCATCCGGGTGAACGGGGTGGCGCCGGGGCCGTACTGGACGCCCCTCCAGGTGACGGGCGGGCAACCACCGGAGATGATCCCGCAGTTCGGGGCCATGACCCCGCTCGGGCGCGCGGGGCAGCCCGTCGAGCTGGCAGGCATCTACGTGCTGCTGGCCTCGCAGGAGTCGAGCGACGCGACCGGCCAGGTCTACGGCGCCTCCGGCGGCAGCGGCAATCCCTGACGAGGGACCACCGCCGGGCGTGGGGACTGACCGCCTCAACGGATACCCCATTCCCCCGGCGGCGGTCCGCCCCCCTGATCCACCACGCCTTGCGGCGCATTCACCACGGAGGAGTTCCATGACCGACACGATGACCCAGGCCCTGCCCTACGTTGACGGCCGCGTGCCCGGCACCCCCGGTCCCGGTGAGGAGGTCGCCGCCTTCGGCACCCCTGTCGCCAAGGGCGAGTTGCGCCCCCTGCGCGTCACCCGCCGTCCCCTCGGTCCGAACGACGTGCAGGTCGACGTGCTCTACACCGGCATCTGTCACTCGGACATCCACTTCGTGGACAACGACTGGGGCAACACCGTCTACCCCTGCGTTCCCGGCCATGAGATCGTCGGGCGCGTGTCCGCGGTCGGCGACGACGTGACGGAGTTCCAGGTCGGCGAAACCGTGGCGGTCGGCCCCATCGTGAACAACTGCGGCCAGTGCGAGTCGTGCCGCGAGGGGCTGGAGCAGTACTGCGACGGCCCCCAGGGACGCACCGAGGTCTACAACGGCCCGACCAAGCCGGACGGCACCAACACTTACGGCGGCTACTCGGCGCGCCTCGTCGTCGGTTCGGACTACGTGTTCAAGATGCCCCAGGGCCTCGCTCCCGAGACCGTGCCGCCCCTGATGTGCGCGGGCGTCACGACCTACTCGCCCTTGAAGTTCTACGGGACCGGCCCCGGAAAGAAGGTCGGGATCGCTGGGCTGGGTGGGCTCGGGCACATCGCGGTGAAGCTCGCCGCAGCGATGGGGGCCGAGGTCACGGTCCTCAGCCGCAGCCCGGAAAAGGAGGCGGACGCCAAGACGTTTGGCGCCAAGGCCTTCGTGCTGCACACGGACCAGGAGGCGATGACGCCGCTCGCGGGCAAGTTCGACTTCGTGCTGATCACGATTCCCGAGCCGTTCGACATCAATCCCTTCGTGAAGCTGCTGAAGAGGGACGGCACCGCCTGCGTCGTCGGCGCGATTCAGCCGCTCGCCACGCCGACGGACACCACGGAGTTGACCAAGCAGCGCCGGGCGATCAGCGGCTCGATCCTCGGCGCTTTGGCCGAATCACGCGAGATGCTGGCCTTTTGCGCCGAGCACGGGATCGGCTCGGAGGTCGAGGTCATCAAGATCCGGGAGGTCAACGGCGCCTACCCGAAGGTGCTGGCGGGCAAGGTGCGTTACCGCTACGTGATCGACGTCGCAGGCTCGGCGATGTGAGCCAGGCGCTCAGCCTTCACCGAGCCAGCCCCACCGTCGCCGGGTCAGCCGGGATGACCCGAGCCCCTCGTTCCCGCAGGCCGCCCCTGGTCTCCTGTGTGGCAGAGCCCCCTTCTCTCAAGATGTTCCCCACCTGGAAGCGGCCGACCACTAGGGTGTCGCGGTCCTTCAGCTCTTGGCCGGTGGAGTCAACGCACTGAACTTCCGCCTTCTTCGCAACCTCCACAACGTTCCGGTGTTGCTGAACCCTTCTCACCCCAGGTGTTGAGGGTGCGCGACCCCGGCCCGCCACGTTGGGCCTCGTTACCAGGGCGCCTGACCGTCCCCAGCGAAGAAGTCGCCGGTCGGGCCCCCCTCACCTGCCAAGGCCGTCTTCAGGATCATCGCAGCGGCGTCCTCGACGCTTTTGGTTCCCCGGAACCCATTCAGGTCCGTCGCGGTGTATCCCGGGCTGACCGAGTTCACCCGGAAGCCCCGGGCGCGAAGCTCCTTGGCGAACAACACCGTGAGGTTGTTCAGCGCGGCCTTCGAGGACTGGTAGGGAAACACCTGCTTCCCGGCGAACTCATCCAGCGGGTAGCCGATCAACGCGAGTGATCCAAGGCCGGACGAGACGTTCACGATGGTGGGTCTGGCCGACCTCCAGAGCAGGGGCAGCAGGGCCTGGGTCAGCAGGAAGGGGCCGAAGAAGTTGGTCTCGTAGGCGGCCCGCACGTCCTCAATCCGGGTCTGGGAGGGGACCGCGCGCCCGCCGACGATGCCCGCGTTGTTGATCAGCAGGTCGAGCCGCCCACCGTCCTGCTCAAGGGTGCTCCAGACTCACGGCGTCGGTGAGATCGAGCGGCATGAGACGAACATCACGCCCATCACCTTGTAATTCGGTGAGCGCTGGCCCGCGCAAGCGGCGTCTCCAGTTACATCGGGGACGGAAGCAACCGCTGGCCCGCCGGGCATCGCCTCGACGCCGCACGCCTCTTCTGCCTGGCACTCGAACGGGCACCCGCCGGTGCGGTCTTACACGGGGTGGCGGACGAGAGCGTGCCGGTTCGCACGCTCGCCGAGGCTATCGGGCGGCACCTGGGCTTGCCGGTGGTTTCGGTTCCCGCCGAGGCAGCAGACAAACACTTCGGATGGCTGGTCCGCTTTCTCGCCGCCGACCTCCCGGTGTCGAGCGCGTGGACCCGTGAGGCGGTGGGGTGGCAGCCGACGCAGCCGGGGCTGATGGCGGATCTCGAACAGGGACACTACTCTCGCGCCCCTTCCTGAGCCTCGGCCAGGCACGTCTCCCCGCCCACCGCTGTGGGTCGACTGCGCAAGGGTATTGGAGCGTCAGGCTGATCATCCCTCCTGCCGCAATAACCCGACGGCGAGCTGTCGGAATGCTGCGACGGCCTTTTCGAAGACCACGTGCGGATCATCGGTGGCGGCAATCCAGAGGGCGGCGTTGAGCGCCGCGCCATTGAGGAGCCGGGCCGCCGCTTCCGCGTCCACGGGCCCGACCGTCCCTTCATCCAGGAGAGCTTGAACCATCTGCGTGGTTCGGCGGAGGCAC
This sequence is a window from Deinococcus aestuarii. Protein-coding genes within it:
- a CDS encoding NAD(P)-dependent alcohol dehydrogenase → MTDTMTQALPYVDGRVPGTPGPGEEVAAFGTPVAKGELRPLRVTRRPLGPNDVQVDVLYTGICHSDIHFVDNDWGNTVYPCVPGHEIVGRVSAVGDDVTEFQVGETVAVGPIVNNCGQCESCREGLEQYCDGPQGRTEVYNGPTKPDGTNTYGGYSARLVVGSDYVFKMPQGLAPETVPPLMCAGVTTYSPLKFYGTGPGKKVGIAGLGGLGHIAVKLAAAMGAEVTVLSRSPEKEADAKTFGAKAFVLHTDQEAMTPLAGKFDFVLITIPEPFDINPFVKLLKRDGTACVVGAIQPLATPTDTTELTKQRRAISGSILGALAESREMLAFCAEHGIGSEVEVIKIREVNGAYPKVLAGKVRYRYVIDVAGSAM
- a CDS encoding SDR family oxidoreductase gives rise to the protein MDRDDQNAPAPSRRRVLGKIGTGLAAVFASPVLAKGGGAGALAFQGQTPPRQSVKQNPVTQFPRPPFPGQTQPWPGLASRMRPRPDHGETSYQGTGRLQGRKALITGGDSGIGRAAAIAYAREGADVAINYLPAEESDAREVVALIRAAGRKAVALPGDIRSEAFCQQLVARAVRELGGLDILVSNAARQHALPSIRDLTTELLDWTFKTNLYAMFWIVKAALPSMGPGASIIVTSSVEAYSPSENLLDYAQTKSAQVAFVKSLAKQLAKQGIRVNGVAPGPYWTPLQVTGGQPPEMIPQFGAMTPLGRAGQPVELAGIYVLLASQESSDATGQVYGASGGSGNP